The genomic interval AAACCATCAGGGAACATAAGCAATCTCTCAGTCAATGTTTTCCTTGTTGCTGCATTACATTTTTCTAAGGATCGCTCCAATCGATGAATAGAATCAATGTCAGAATTTTCAGCAATTCTAATTAACATGATATCTAGAATTCTTATTTTCTTAATTTAAAAATGTCTCTCAGTAATTTTATGAATCTTAGGATCTTTGGTCTACATAAAGCGGATAGCGCGCGCGCGAAAAAGTCAGAGCGTACTCTAGGAAGTGTAAGTTCTTTACATTCATAAAGTTATCTTAATGAAACATTTCACTTTGGAAAGCGATATGTATTAATTTAATTTGTGGGTTATTTAGTGACATGGATGATTTAATAGGAGTTGAAAGAAATGCCGATAAATAAATTTAGAAGTGTGGCCGTTGTTGTTTCCAATGATAAAAAAGCCAAAGAATGGTATACAGATAAACTGGATTTCGAAGTTCAAGATGATATAGAAGGTTGGATTGTCGTTGGTCCACCAGGTTCATCTTCAGGCATTCACTTATGCTCAGCTTTTCCTGTTGAACCTAATCGCAGTGCACGCGCGCGAAATACTGGAATCCTATTTTTCGCTGATGATATTGAAGGTACCTGCCAAGAGCT from Candidatus Bathyarchaeota archaeon carries:
- a CDS encoding VOC family protein, with the translated sequence MPINKFRSVAVVVSNDKKAKEWYTDKLDFEVQDDIEGWIVVGPPGSSSGIHLCSAFPVEPNRSARARNTGILFFADDIEGTCQELKQRGVEFTKELEVAEWDKSVKYAMFRDLDGNEFWLMNKYGLW